From a single Sorghum bicolor cultivar BTx623 chromosome 5, Sorghum_bicolor_NCBIv3, whole genome shotgun sequence genomic region:
- the LOC110435249 gene encoding cytochrome P450 94B3-like, translating to MICLYTLWLAACCLLLLLYSVRFRSGFSHGSGPRSYPMIGCLIAFYQNRWRLLDWYTELLAASPTQTIVVDRLGARRTVVTANPANVEHILKSNFGNYPKGKPFTDILGDLLGTGIFNVDGELWYAQRKLVSHEFSARALRDLEFAVLEDEARERLVPALSLAAARGGVVDMQDLLRRFSFDVICRVSLGVDPGCLDPALPEAPRLAAAFDAAAGIIARRGAAPVAAVWKAKRALDVGSERRLREEIRVIHEAVMDLIHIRKKERGLQQLQEVNAGGRSDLLSRMIECGYPDEAIRDMVISFIMAGRDTTSSALTWFFWLLTRHRDVEREVLWDITTATGGSHAAGGQGKMRVLHAALCETMRLYPPVAWDSKHAAAGDVLPDGTRVERGDRVTYFQYGMGRMESIWGADAAEFSLQRWLSLPEDNVTPPPAAVAAGVSPFKYPVFQAGPRTCLGKEMAFVQMKFVASTVLRRFELVPVDEGRVPVFVPLMTAHMAGGLNVTVRSRREPPIAAAAAASSGNSN from the coding sequence ATGATCTGTCTCTACACGCTGTGGCTAGCGGCAtgctgcctcctcctcctcttgtaCAGCGTCCGATTCAGGTCCGGCTTCAGCCATGGCAGCGGGCCCAGGAGCTACCCGATGATTGGGTGCCTGATCGCCTTCTACCAGAACCGGTGGCGGCTGCTGGACTGGTACACCGAGCTGCTGGCGGCGTCGCCGACGCAGACGATCGTGGTGGACCGTCTCGGCGCGCGGCGGACCGTGGTGACCGCGAACCCGGCCAACGTGGAGCACATCCTCAAGAGCAACTTCGGCAACTACCCCAAGGGGAAGCCCTTCACCGACATCCTCGGCGACCTGCTCGGTACAGGCATCTTCAACGTTGACGGCGAGCTGTGGTACGCGCAGCGGAAGCTGGTGAGCCACGAGTTCTCGGCGCGCGCGCTCCGGGACCTGGAGTTTGCCGTGCTCGAGGACGAGGCGCGGGAGCGGCTCGTCCCGGCGCTGTCCCTGGccgcggcgcgcggcggcgtgGTTGACATGCAGGACTTGCTCCGCCGCTTCTCCTTCGACGTCATCTGCCGCGTGTCGCTGGGCGTTGACCCCGGGTGCCTGGACCCGGCATTGCCCGAGGCGCCCAGGCTGGCCGCGGCGTTCGACGCGGCGGCCGGGATCATCGCCAGGCGCGGCGCAGCCCCCGTAGCCGCCGTGTGGAAGGCGAAGCGCGCGCTGGACGTGGGCTCCGAGCGCCGGCTCCGCGAGGAGATCAGGGTCATCCACGAGGCCGTCATGGACCTCATCCACATCCGCAAGAAGGAGCGCGGCCTGCAGCAGCTGCAGGAGGTCAACGCCGGCGGGAGGAGCGACCTGCTGTCGCGGATGATCGAATGCGGGTACCCCGACGAGGCGATCCGCGACATGGTGATCAGCTTCATCATGGCCGGGCGCGACACCacgtcgtcggcgctgacgtggTTCTTCTGGCTGCTCACCCGCCACCGCGACGTGGAGCGGGAGGTCCTGTGGGACATCACCACGGCCACGGGCGGCAGCCACGCCGCTGGCGGGCAGGGCAAGATGCGCGTGCTCCACGCCGCGCTGTGCGAGACCATGCGGCTGTACCCGCCCGTGGCGTGGGACTCGAAGCACGCGGCGGCCGGGGACGTCCTCCCCGACGGCACCCGCGTGGAGCGCGGTGACCGCGTCACCTACTTCCAGTACGGGATGGGGCGGATGGAGTCCATCTGGGGCGCCGACGCCGCCGAGTTCAGCCTGCAGCGCTGGCTGTCCCTGCCCGAGGACAACGTGACGCCTCCCCCCGCCGCGGTTgccgccggcgtatcgccgtTCAAGTACCCGGTGTTCCAGGCGGGGCCACGGACGTGCCTGGGCAAGGAGATGGCGTTCGTGCAGATGAAGTTCGTGGCCAGCACCGTGCTCCGCCGGTTCGAGCTCGTCCCCGTCGACGAGGGCCGCGTGCCGGTGTTCGTGCCCCTGATGACGGCGCACATGGCGGGCGGGCTCAACGTGACGGTGAGGAGCAGACGGGAACCACCCATTGCCGCCGCTGCAGCTGCGTCGTCTGGGAATTCGAATTGA